A stretch of DNA from Odocoileus virginianus isolate 20LAN1187 ecotype Illinois chromosome 7, Ovbor_1.2, whole genome shotgun sequence:
TCTGTGCAGTGGTAACAATTACAGtttgagaaaaatgaacaattaGCATGAATTGTTTTGTAAGTGATCTCATTCATAACGTGTGGACTGCAAAATATTTGCTTATATCATAGCAgtcattttttgtatttttatttttgaaggactTAAAGCCCAGTAATATAGTAGTAAAATCAGACTGCACTTTGAAGATTCTTGACTTTGGACTGGCCAGGACTGCAGGAACTAGTTTTATGATGACACCTTACGTAGTGACTCGCTACTACAGAGCACCTGAGGTCATCCTAGGCATGGGCTACAAAGAAAACGGTCAGCAAACACTATTTACTTGAAATTCTGTTCAGATTTATGTGCTTTTATCAGATTTCTTATGTAAATACTTAAATTGCAATGCATAAAGAAAATTATCACTGTTTGAAATGTTTATCAAGAGTCTGGAAGAACTACAAATTTTGTCATAAATGTTTGGAAAAACTTGGGGCCActgtttatttaaattcaaatgCATAATCATCAATACAACCATCAGATAAAGAATTTTTTACCATGGCCCCTGTAACAGAATGCCTATATAGAATACATACCATTTTCTTGCCTGTAACGTGAAAATGAGGATTCTAACATGGACTCAAGGAAGTATATGGTGGACCCATATCTTCAGTGGTGATGATCTTAGTTTGCGTTAATAATATTCGCACACATTTCCTGTCCCGTGACATTAAAGCAGCAGCACTTAGTGCAAACTTTAAGAGCTACAATAAGGCTGTTCTGCAAAGCTGATGGATAATTAATTTAAGGTGACCTTTCAGAGGAAACGGTGTTTCATCAAAGCCCTTGTGTCCCGCCTTAAAGAAATGGCATTACTATGTGCGAATATAGCCAGTTACATAAATTAACACTAGAATTAGGTTGAAGAAAATGATCAGGCATGTagttcatgaatttttaaaaaatgttatacatacacatatttataccTAAGAAATTTTGCTGAATCTCAGCCATTTGGAAGATGAATAAGTCTCCCCAGGATTTTATTGACTTTAACTTTTTTAATGTGATAATTCAAAATACTTCATAAAGTAGGACCTACACATTTTTTCTAGCAAAAGGCTCTGAAACAGCAGTTTACTCTGAATCAGGAAACTGTATCAGATCAGTTTTgaggattctttttttctaaaagagatAACTTTGAAGTGAGGGTTTTAGCTTAATATTCTTATCTGAGCTAGTTAAAAGcactttaaacatttattatcagTATTATTCTTTGGTTCTTAAATAAACATGCTGTTCTGTTGTCTTACTCTTTACCTAAAATTGTCTTATACCCTGTAAAATCCAGTGAGATAGATTTAGTATTAGACTCTCTTTTTTTTACTTGGAGAATTACTATTTCAAGTGACAACATGATCATTGTTTTTGTATTTGCTGTAAAACCACTGATTGTCATAAATAATGTGCAGTGTGTCACTTTGTCTTAGAATTGTGATCTTAGGCGCTCCCTAGTAGAAATTAGCACCAAGAAAAACTATCATATAAATAGTTGACATACTTTCCTTTCTTAGATAAGAATTATATAGGTCCActttattgcattctttttttttttttttttggctccaggAAACTGAGTCAAATATAATGCTTAATATTGATAACTACATTAGCCAGCAAGGTTAAACATAAGAACTTCCACCTTTTAGTGACACCTCTCACCCATCCTACACCTGTTTTAacaactttattttatatatgtgtcttTTATTGCAAGCTACCCTCAAAGCTTTTTGCAAAATGAGATAATGGGATATATTTAAACTGCCAAATAGACTAAGCAGTTAGACTTGTAAAGCTCTTTTTATGTCTGAATCAGTCTTTTCATATTCTGAGGAAAGTCTTCATTAGCCCAGACAATGCTTGCAATAGCCTCTCATGCTTGCagcttttgaaatgttttaaaatatgtttttctcaagATTATGTACATAAATTGTGTCCTCGATATTTAACTAAAGCTTGCTATTCTCTATAAAATCCACAAGGAAAAATTGTTGTAATAGATTTTTGCCAAAAATGAAAAccctggaaaaaaattttctctgaACTGATAGGTGAAAATTAACTTTCCCTCTAAAATTTTAtccttggaaaataaataaatgaatgaaataaaaaataataaaattttatcattggAGGTTGAATTATGCCATAGATACAAAAAGATTTGTATGTATTCTAATGTGAAATTTTAGAGAAACTTTAGTTCCACAGGATTTCcaaaatttattcctaaatatagCTCCTAAAATTCTGTAATGAACTAATCGTCTCCTTATGAGCATATTAGAAAGTACAGATTTTAAGTTTGCAAGTCATCCTGCATGGTTAAAGGTACATCTGTAACATCTATTCCTGCCCTTTTGTTCTTTTGCTGTTAAAAGAATTGAAGTCttcagacttcaaaaacaaatgcAAGTTTCTAAAACTTTCCCTTCAAATTGCTGATTCTTCCCCCTCTTGTATTAAACTGTAAGCACCTActctttttatctgttttcaaacccaaaaatataaagtgtcAGGGTATGTGGTTAGTTTTAATGAAATAGGTGGAGATCCTCAAATTGCTCATTTCTGTGTCTGGCACATTCTTTTCAACATTGGTTGGAACtcttatttaaaattaacaagcgtcacaggatttccctggtggtccagtggttaagactcataCTTCTACCACAGGgtacacaggttcagtccctggtcatcctgtgtggccaaaataaagGGCCAGTGAGTAAGGCGACTCTGTAGATAACAAATTTGTGTTCAGCCGAAACAAACCAAAAGTGGTTTAGTTCTATAAGTTTAAAACACTTTAGGTGGAAAACGTGAAATGTACtttttttgctgtgttttcttgATTATTTGTTCATTCTCTATGTACTTGTTCCTTTTGGGATAGTAGAGTAAATGCAATATGGTGTTGCCAAAAAGACAAATGATTTTCTGTTCAGAGTAGACATAGCACTTCTCAAAACAAATTTATGAACTCCAACTTGAAAATTTCTGAAGACCTTTAGGTTAACTTTTTAACTGTAATTATTCATAGAAACAttatttctgttaaatattttaatacgCTAGACTTTCTGCtcatgcttttttcttcttttattttacttaaagagAGAGTATAATGCACAGTTACGCCTCCAAATAGtatcaggattttattttttaaattttggtaccTCATGTACATTTTCAgccttatttataaatatgtgttggttctttttcatattttatgagTAAATTTTCAGGGGGAAACTATAGGTTTTAAAATCATGTGATTTCTGTGCATAGCTCTCCCTTTAAATTAGATATGTAGCTAAAAGGCTACACTTCACGTTTGCTTTTGTGAATCAAagccttttgaaaaatattttgttttaaattattccaTTAGCTAaaattaaagtcatttttttctttctgtgatgtTTTGCAGTTTTTATATAATGCAGTCATATTATGCTTCTTTGATTTTAACGaccttttgctttgcttttccttcttttgtgctGCAAACATATAGTGGATTTATGGTCTGTGGGGTGCATTATGGGAGAAATGGTTTGCCACAAAATCCTCTTTCCAGGAAGGGACTGTATCCTTGTGCTGCTGCAGCAGTTTGATTAGTTAGGTGATGAACTTCCTTATGTTCtctaatgaaaatgaatatagtgTGCATTCATACATGTGGGGTTTTTTAAAACAGATGTAAAGTTTGTGGCTGTTATAGTTCAAAAAGTCCTGTAATGTTCGTAGGCTGCATTTGGCAGTAGGACATACAGTCTCTGCTGGTAGTTAGAGCACATTCACTgtcactcatttttattttatactgctttctttaattttgaagTATACATGGTGTgcgtgattttttttaatgtttatatattttttttattttaaccaaaatCTTTATGTTAATGTCattgcattttgttttcagttgACATTTGGTCAGTTGGGTGCATCATGGGAGAAATGATCAAAGGTGGTGTTTTGTTCCCAGGTACAGATCGTATCCTTATCTTTGGCCTAAAATGTAGTTTCTAAAGGTCAAAATGTATGACATCACTTCAGCTTGATCAGGTATAATGTATTTTGTCTCTCCCTAATAAGAAAGTATTGTTAAATTACTCTTTCAAAATACCACCTGCTATTTGACATAGACTTTCCTTTCCCTCATTGGTTGTCTCATTTGTTAATTCTGAAAACTACTCAAGTTAATTATCCACAATTACTTGTTGGCTTTGAGTTGATTTATTTAACCTAAATCAAAAATCATGGCTTGCAttaaatttttctaataattatacACTTGAGTAAGTCTAGAAGTACTTAGGACAtaatataaattttgaaattgttgTTCTGGTCATCCTTTTGTTTTGTCCTCCCCACCTTCTTTTTTGTTAATGTTCTATGTGTTCTATGTCTTTCGGTTGTTGTCTCATTTCTCAACATAACATACTGATCTTTTCATCTGAGAGTTTCAGCAGTAATAGTTGTATATGGTGATGAGTAGATTTGGGTTCGTGATTTTTGTTCATCTGACTACTTCTGATATTTATAGTAACAGTGATATGTGTCTATCAACTAGTGACACTTAGAATTGttttaagaagaagaagagaaatcaTATTCACTGGGTTACAGTAAGAAAGTTTTAGGTCTTAATCCACAGGGAGCACTTGAAGTATAAAGACTTAAAGACTAGGAGGAAAGAAACCAGGGAATATCTAGCCTTATACCTTAACCAAAATAGTGAGtcattttttcagatttcagagctttaaaatattttagttaacaTAAGCTAAACAAAGAATGGCAAAAAGAAATGCCATCATTTTTATTGCTACTGGTTATTTTCTGTTAGTTTAGAAAACTCGGAAAAGCAGGACAGATGATAAATATTTCTTATCGTCTCAGAAATGCAGTCACATTTTCTGATAAGCTAGAGGAAAAAGCAAATTCTATGTTCAAAATTGTGTCCAGTTTACATTTAGAGTCTATATGGGTAGTAATTACCATTTTTCTTTGAGCCACTCATCATTTGTATTTGGAATTTGTGAGTTTAAGCTTCCATTTTTATGATAAAATCAGTATTAgtagacacacacatgcacataataAATAAAGTTAACAAAGCTTGTTATTGATTCTTTTTGTCCACCTATAGTCATTGCCTTTTGCAAGGTGGCTATAAGATTTATAACTGCCACattctttcttagaattttaaattactattaTCTTGTTATTTTAACATGGATATGACTAATATGTTGAACATTAGATACACAGTATTTTTCTTAGCTACTTGATACTAGATATTGATCAATGGAATAAAGTTATTGAGCAGCTTGGAACACCATGTCCTGAATTTATGAAGAAACTACAACCAACAGTAAGGACTTATGTTGAAAACAGACCTAAATATGCTGGATATAGCTTTGAGAAACTCTTCCCTGATGTACTTTTCCCAGCTGACTCGGAACACAACAAACTTAaaggtacttttaaaaatattatctttaattCCATTGTGGGTAGGTGGGTGTTTGTGGAGGAGGTATATGGGggtttatttatattcttatggGACATAATTCAACATTATTTCTGAGTAATGGAACAGTgtgaggttttatttatttttagttatatttttaatcatatgTATGATCTAATTTTATAGTcaaatctattctttttaaagcattttttagtAAATGATAATTTCAGGTTTCTGAAAtttattgataattttaaaaCCTTATGAGATACGTGTACATAAACATCTCACTATTTTTGCAGCCAGTCAGGCAAGGGATTTGTTATCCAAAATGCTGGTAATTGATGCATCTAAAAGGATTTCTGTAGATGAAGCTCTTCAGCACCCATATATCAATGTCTGGTATGATCCTTCTGAAGCAGAAGCTGTAAgttcttttctgaatgtttgaaGAATATGTTGTACTCTTAGAGTTAGAGTTGAAGTTAGGTTTggggtatatttttttaattttaaataaaactataaataaatgatGATGGTGCTTActgtttttgcctgaaaaattctttAGAGAATGAACATATCCAAGTACCTCCTACACAAAATAAGCTTCTGTCCCATTGTTTCTTGCCTTTTTGCTTTATTACCTTGTAAGTTGAACTATTTTGTTGAGCACTTTGAGAAAACAACTTTGTTGTAAACAAATTATTCTGTCCAAAGCATAGCACAATTCtatgatgtaaataaaatataatagctgcaaaaacaaggaaaaaaaagacaagcatcTTTTTTCCTGTCATGGAGTCTTCCCAAATTAGTCTGTCTACACAAAATCACCATTGATCATTGATCAATCTTAGTATAATGGTGTGTTTTTCCAAGGCCTTCTGCATGGTTAATATTTCAAGTAATTGTAAGGAATTTATATACTTTGAATAAACTGACTCAATTTTTGTTGCCTTGTTTTTCAGCCACCACCAAAGATACCTGACAAGCAGTTAGATGAAAGGGAACACACAATAGAAGAGTGGAAAGGTAACATTCACCAGATTCTTCAAGATGAAGCTGAGAAAGCTCTGGCTTTCTATGctatttattcatcattttagGGAGATGAAAGATAATTTCTGTTATTCATAACTGATATTTGATactatgatttaaaatattttgcagaaGTAGAAATTAAACCTCCTTCCTTCACTAACTTAATGCCTTATGTTCCCCACCCCAGACAAAGGCACGTTTGTACTTTCAGGAACGTTAATATTCTTTCATAGTCTGCAAATACACAAACCTGTGTGTTTGatgtctcccctttctcctgtCCCACCCTGTTTTAATCACATACAGTTGGATACAACTCACAGTTGCTTTGTTGATGTTATCGTGTATTTTAGAGATTGTTCCCTCTTGCTCCATACACCTGGCTCATCTGCTTTAATAGCTGGTTAGTGATGTGCTGTGCGGCTGTGTCACAGTGTTGTTCTAACAACCATTTGAAGAGCATTTAAGCTGGGTCTAGTCTGTTCTTACAATCAACTCTGTAGTATTCTTGTGCACATCTGAGAATATGCTTGTGAGAAAAATCTTACAAGGAGATTTGCTGGGCCAAAGGATATTTTTAGCTGTTTCTAATTACTCTCTGAAGAGATTGTAACAGTTTACACTCACATCAGCATTGTATGGGAATGTCTTTTATCCCCACCCTCATCAACAGAGTGAGGtagtttttaatctttgcatATCTAatagaatagtttttttttttttactttggttgAATATTAATAATGCTTTGAAAGTCATGGAAATGttaaagtatttctttctttaaaagattCCCTGGGACATTTGGGCCAAGTTGCCTTTAGatctcttttgcttctatttATATTGTTGTCATGTAATATTTTGACCAGTTTTGTATCTGCATGACTTTGGAGAAGTCACTTAAAATCAGGTGGACAGAAGATATGTTATTAAGAGCTAAGAACCTAAATACTTGGAAGGCAAAAGGGACTGGGGAGGTGTAAACCAAAGCAGGCAATCCATTTACAGGTTTATTTGGGAGGAATGAAGTTGATTCTTCCTTTGGAATAATCAGAAATTAAGTTTTCCCTCAGTTGACTTGGGAGCCATATAGTATTAATAAGGTTCTGTAGAGCCCACCAAGATGATAGAATTAGGTAGAACCTAGTGCATCTGTCTGTGTAATATGTAATATACAAGAGTATAGAAACTATGGATCAGAGTAGGTATTAAAATATCTAAcctgatattttatatatcattacATTTACAGTAAACATATATgatattttgtgaaattttaataGGCCCCCAGTTGTGAAACACACTATGATATACcaccaagaaagagaaaacagtgcCAGCTGTACTGCACCATTAAGCTAACTGAAAAAAGTACGtctaaaaatcaatgaaacagtattttcatttgtatatttctaGGATTTTTGATTACTTTAAACATACTTATTTTTGTTCTATATCTCTTTCTCCTACCCAAATGCAGTTTAGTAGTTACCTGCAAACTCCCTTTTTAGCATCATAACAGAAAAAATTCATTGCCAAAGCCAGTAACTACAGATTAGTCTGTCTACTTAGTACCCCTGATTAGTTTTGGTTCTTCTGCTTTAGTCCCTTTTTACGAAGAGATAACTGTtttatctgtctctctctttaaTTCTCCTATCTGGAATGCTTAgtattcctttttgtttcttaaaaacatcTCCCATTCTTGCCTGTATCAAAAGacttcctatttttcttcttcctagcCCAAGTAGGTTGCTATCGCAAGCAGACTTCGGTGTCTCCAGCTCTTGTTCATCCCAACATATCCACTTATTTTACCTTATTATCAACATGAATATTGCCATACCCTGTGATCAGAAATCATTTATCAAAcgttttaattgttttaatttatcaaatgttttaattcatttaGTTAAATGAATTACAGACTCATTGAAACTCTGTGcaacattttttgtttattcatttttctcagaAGAGCAATCATTGCTTTTATGCAGTCCTCAAAGAACTTTATGACCTGAGAAGAATAATGGCAATGTTAGCATACTCCAGAAAGGTCTTACGTTGACAGTCAGACTCATAAGGCACATCACATTTGACATCAGATTGTGTAGTAGAACACAGGGCAGGGGACAAATACACTACAGAGCAGTATCTGCTGTTTCTCCTCAGTTGGAGTAGTCCTGCCAGCCATCCACCCACCATCCAGAATCCTAATTAAGGAACAAGATTCTCGTGAAGAAATCTGTACAGTAATAATACGCCATGCTTCAACTCAGAAGGTGTTGAAGTATAGTTACctgattgtttttctttaatgaaaatgtatttgtattCTCTTCTGATTAAAAATGGTTCCATATACTCTTGCATTTGTATCTTTTAACAGGTATCTGGGTAAGTATCTACAGTGTACTATGCTCTATGCCAGGCCTTGGGAAATAGAAGTTAGTAAGACAAATTTGATTCAAGCCCTCattgagagaattaaatgaatatttgtaaTATAGAATGATATAATGTAAAGTCCTGGTGGAGTATAGAAGATAAAACTTCTAACCTCAGATCTGTCTTAATCTAACTTTTGGAATATTAcagcagaaattttttttctttcaatatagTTCGT
This window harbors:
- the MAPK8 gene encoding mitogen-activated protein kinase 8 isoform X5, whose protein sequence is MSRSKRDSNFYSVEIGDSTFTVLKRYQNLKPIGSGAQGIVCAAYDAILERNVAIKKLSRPFQNQTHAKRAYRELVLMKCVNHKNADISENWNLSTEIIGLLNVFTPQKSLEEFQDVYIVMELMDANLCQVIQMELDHERMSYLLYQMLCGIKHLHSAGIIHRDLKPSNIVVKSDCTLKILDFGLARTAGTSFMMTPYVVTRYYRAPEVILGMGYKENVDLWSVGCIMGEMVCHKILFPGRDYIDQWNKVIEQLGTPCPEFMKKLQPTVRTYVENRPKYAGYSFEKLFPDVLFPADSEHNKLKASQARDLLSKMLVIDASKRISVDEALQHPYINVWYDPSEAEAPPPKIPDKQLDEREHTIEEWKELIYKEVMDLEERTKNGVIRGQPSPLAQVQQ